AGATGGTGAAAACAAAGCAGAAGCGCACAGGAAAAGTTCCTAGTAAAAAACGTGGTATTTCTTCCCATGACCCTGTTGATTCTCGAAACTGTGACAAAGAGCATGAGGATAGTGATTGGGTTATAGTGAAAAAGCAGAGAGTAACCATTCTGGTGCCTGCTGTGCCTCTCAATGAGAGATCGTTAACAACAAACCAAGGACCAAATCATACGCAACTTATGCCTCCTGAATTGGCAAGTAACCATGTGCAGCTTCCCATGGAGACATCTACTGTACATCCTTCAGATAATGAACATGAAAAAACCTTTTTATTGGCTGTCCAAAAAGAGATTCGTACCGAGAATAGAGCACCTCCTATCTTACCTAGACCAACTGTGGTCAGTCCATCATCTTTAGATCAGAGAACAGAATCAGAAAATCCACATCAAATGAATGGTTTGAAGTCACATAAAGTACTTGGAATTTCTAATACATCAAAAGTTATTAAGCAGCCCAGAACACTACTTGCACCAAGAAGGCCCTCCAACCTGGAAACTTTGAATAAAAACTTAAGAGCATCAAATCTGGAGAGGAAGCTTGAAAGAGCTGGTGGACTGAGCAAGTGGCTGATATCACTTGGACTGGGGCAGTTTGTGAGAATTTTTCAGGGTAAAAGTCTCAGTAAGTATCAGCTGGTAAATCTAACCATGAAAAAACTCAAGGATATGGGTGCCAATGCAGTGGGACCTCGCAGGAAACTGATCCATGCCATGGACTGTGTTTGTCAGCCATATTGCTTTGAGGCATAGTaaaatgttttagaattttGAAACTATGTACAAAATGTTCCAAGGCATGGTACAAATGCACAACTTTTGTTTGTAGATGTTGTTATAGCTTACAGTACTGAGTCTCAACGCTTGTTGAGATTTATGcatataataattacattagcTTTTAGACGCATTCTAAACAATGCTTCCGTTTAGATTGGTGCATCCATTCACTTCAATCTCTCATTGCTTGTTATAAGTAGTTTTACTTTTGGAACAACACCACAAAGCATTCTCTGACTGGAGCACTTTTGCAATTAACTTGGTTTAGTTTTCGTTTTTTCCCCTCAAATCAAGGCACTTTTGTAAACAAGAACACGCTCCAAATATCACTCCTTCCTTTGAGGATGCGTGGAATACTACTAGGTTGTTATTTCATCCACTCCTTAAAAGTGTAGTGTTACCTtccatatattttgaaatgggtttctcaaaattcttattttcttctcaatcAGCTGATAATATTTgctcatttttttattctcaagtTACATCAACATTCCAAATCAacttaaataaagtaaatatgttatttctttatacATTTTATCCTAAGCttctaaaacaatattttaagactTAGCCGAGTTAGAAAAAGTCATAACTTGTACTCAAGGGATCTAACTCACAAACAAGACACATCTTATCAATTTAGactatcaaattttaatatagtttattcATATTTCACACGGAAGCTTTATACACCACgcaaaaataatatagtttattcATATCTCACATTCAAGGTTTATAGATATccatataattttgattttttttgtgatttttatctttttaattaattacgaGAAATAATAGtgattcaataaaaattaaatataatattaattgttattaaagttatttattgataatggatggaaaagataaaagatgaGAAGATTAGTGGTAAATTAAGAGATTGAAGGCTCTTATAACTTATAACTATGTAAAGTTGACACAAGTGAGAAATTTCAATGGctaacatataatattaatctttatggtcattaacttttattatttaaatcattatttatcatattattaaaaaaaataaaaattacaaaaagaaaatgcaaaattTTATTACCTCcatcttctaaaaatatttattatcctTTACAAGTctatttatgataaaagaaaattataaaatgataggacttataaaataagaaccaaaaattaatattctaatttatttattaaacgtATCTTACAACTTTAAGATTTATTCCTTTCAAAATTGTCTCTACCAAACATTAACATTTACGGGTATTATATCGTTTATACTTAATTTGTTAATgtgattatataatataaaaaattgtatacatattgaaaattgtttaaaaaataatattgatttaaaaggtttcagaaaacaaatttacacatacatatacatacatacatatatatatatatatatatatatatatatatatatatatatataattattatcattttaaaatattgcttttcataaataaataaagaaagaaaaaaaaaacactgaatATCAATTGAGATGGGTGATTGAATTGCTTAATGTTGAAATGATTTGATTGAATGCATACTGTAATTATTATTACCTCAACCAAATTAGGTTTAGTTCATAGtaatattaagtaaaatttttataattaattttattgattttcttaCGACATGGAGATGATTTGTTTTGCGAAAGACAAATTAGATGGAAGGTATTTAATAGTGCCTCGTgcaattattatttcatttaccTAACACATTTCGGTTTTTGGCAGTGATGGAGCATATAGGCTCCATTCATTTATGATGTCGAATCAGACAAACTCAACTCTAACCTAACTCTTGCATTATTCACGCATTATTTGGTTAAAGTCTAGAAAcacttattttcttcttaaatatttttgcataaatgatttctaataaaaaaaatataataatagtttttgaGTATTGAAAAGtctatgtataatttttttattagtttaaagactaaataaaagataaaataatatttgaaaggaTAAATGGATAATATTGAGATGACAAGTAGAGTGTATGGCTGCAACAgattaagtttatataaaaacaaatggaatgaattgaaatagGATAGAATAGAATATAATGGAATAGAAGTTCTAATCTCTTTATCTTGTcgtttcaaaaaaaaatgaaagaaaattaattcattttcattttatctttatttttagaagtttatgtattttatttgctattcttattttttaaaatatttttaagaaaatgtttatttttatattcgtACTTTAAAGTCAAATTCTTCGAGTGTGGGATTCCTTCCTGTCTAGCACGTGTTACGtgtgaaattaaaatactttataattaggtaacaaaatattataGGCATTACAACAAGTCTTGTATTATTATCTTGATgaactaattatatttagataatagAAATCTTCATATAACTATGAAGTGTGGAAGTTGAATTGATTATTGTGCTGATTGAAGTTTCATTCACTTAGACctccataatttatttatttttaaattatcattgtCTATTTCTTCTAAGCTTTGATTAGTTCCAACAATTATATCGAGATTCGTACAActctttaaagttttttttatccaccttttttttctctaaaattatgtttaacatggatttttttaatattaccaattaattatttcctctatattattaattctttattctatttctaataaaaaaaattatcttcttatcaataaaaaaataaataaaaatagtaaaacgTTTTTTAGGTGCGCTAATCTTTTTACGAAAAGATATATGCATGATATCATCTCTATAAAAGGTGCAGAGAATGTAGCatcatgaattaaaaaaaaaaaaaaaaaactccttacaaaataactaaatatataattgcaCACAATTGAGAGTTCATATGAGttcaaaaacacaaaacataattataatagGAGTGATTAATTTTGAATAGTCGTTGTTGGACATATACATATTTATTCGTACCAATCCTAATCAAAAGAAGAAGGTACTGATGTTGGTCATTTGATATTGCTTTCCTTTAAGAAGGTAGATAGTGCCTTTTTATGATATTTACATGGTGTCTATACCTAACATCTCTTCTAATTATGCGTCTCTTGATCTTTTCATCTTAGTTACTCAGTCTTGACTTTGTTCCTTGTTCCCTTCTTCGTTTAGGtgatattatttctaaatactTGAAACACTTATAACAAACATGAATTTCCAATtcacaaagattttaaaaacaaacgAAGGAACATACATCAGTCACTATATGAGAAATTACACTTGACTTAGATTCAAGCATTCACCTAAGCTAAGCTAAAAATTTCTTCTGGATCTATCTTTTGTTGCCTAAAAATTACCTTATTTATTTGATTCCATACCTCCCCAATAATTGCTAACCACATACCTTTCCCGATGAGATTTTCTTACTATTATGATTGAAAAGATTGAATTGTTGAAAATTGACTATAGGTTGATTATGATGCACCTTAGTCACCCACATTCATCTATCACACATGTTCCATATTCTATGAGATACTTTGATTGAAAAGTATAGGTGAGCCACACTTTCCTTATGATCTAAGCATAACTCACACAAGTTATTTTGTAAATGTATCCCCTTTATAGGTAATTTGTCATTTGTTGGTAACTTGTCCAAGAGCACTCTCCATCCTAATAGATGTGTCTTTGGGATTACCTTGGTGCTTCATAGCATTTTAAATACACTTTTCCTATCCCTTTATAGGTTTCTCTACAAGATATTATATGTAGACTCCATTATAAAGACACATTTATCATTATACTTGTCAAATAAGCCCCCATCATAGGACTCGGCCCTAGTCCACATGAATTGGGACCAAAAAAGCCCTCaagactaaaaaaatattttattgaaaaagcccACAAGATCCTAGCCCACATTCATCTAGATTATTATCTTCATCCAACTTATCCATCTCCACTATTCAATAAAGTTATATTGTTATCTCTCTAATATGACGATTAAAAGTTtctcaataattaaaatcaagCATTCTATCTAATTAGATATTAAAGTAtgtctataattttatatgggTTAAGTTTGTTTTTAGTCCTTGAACTTTGAcgcaaaattaaaatttatccatgtttaaaattttgatacattttgattccaaaacttaaaaatgaatagatatGGTCACTTTAACccaattacattaattttttttacgtgTCAAACGAGTTTCATGCtaacatttgagttgtttatatCGTTTGACACATTATCGCTTCAATGTCTACTAAGAAATGAGTTtgacatgtaaaaaaatttaatgcaattgtattaaaataactatattcattcattttaaaactTTGATGTGAAATTAAGTTGTTCACGTTTgaaactttgatacattttgatccaaaattttaaaaattaatggatATAAACACTTTAatctaattacattaattttttttacgtgTCAAATAAGTTTCATGTCattatttgagttgtttacaaCTTTTCACATATTCCTACTCCAatgtctattaaaaaaaatgtgtttgacACGTcagtttttttaacataattggattaaaataattatatctataatttttaaagattgagactaaaatatatcaaaaatttcaaacaattacaaattttaattttccatcaaaattcaaatactaaaaacataattaatccaccaagaaaataaaactttcaggacataacattgtaattttaatCTGTGATAGATATTTACTCACCTATTCAAACACAAAATCCCTTATTtccaaaagtaaaatttttaaaatatttttgttatttaattctCATTGTGTATTATtgattacaaattattattcGTATGATTGCTTTTCACCTAACCTTTAATTAGATTGTATATATCTATtgtaatatagaaataaaaggGTTAAgatgaaatcaatttattagacCCGGTATAATTAAATATGGTGTTTAGTGCACACAAGATAACATGTATTACCCAAATACTTTTATTGCATGAGATGATATAGTTAATGATTACATATTTAGAATGtattatgtataattaatattttaataaacagtTTATAGGCTTTACTGATTCATatcttttatcaaataaatgGTTTtagcttttataattttaattgcttAAAGCTGGTTTGCatacttttaaaagtaataaaatttaatacaagtGTTTACACTATTCAATGACATAAATGGGGTGATATATACAGTGTTCATAATAAGATTCGACATGTTTCTCCATGcctgatttcaaaatttaaccattcattttatttatttttctcagaatattctgattttatttaatacttaatatttaatggtattacttttattttacaattaaaacactttagggaaaatattataaaattgataaaatttgttataatgaACTAATTCACTCAATATGTGTGAATTCGATGGAAATAATGCAGAACTAGTAACCTAAATACACTACTagcaaacaaataatattttctatttaaaaatgtaatataatagaGTTGGTGTCAGTATCAGTATATATGATATATGGTGGGTACCACAATGATAATGGTACTTGTTCATaaagtctatatatatatatatttttgaataagagtttttttatttaattatatatatatatatataatagaaatgcCAACAAAATAAGAGATATACTCCggataaattcatattaaaagtggattttaaatttaatttaactcaaAAAATCGGTTTTACTCAAAAAATCGATATAAAACCGGTTTAATAAATGAGATTTGTacttattcatatattataaattgattttatttctaattgatgtgagacttctaatCCATTTTAATacagtattaattttttattaaatttaaaatacaatattttgatacagtaaaaaaaaaaagtaaaaaagtgaTACGATCAAaatgttctaattttttttttttatataatatactgttaaaatatgtttttccaaTCCTTAATAACACAATAAATAACGTAGGAGCTAATAATAAACTTAGATTTAGCATAAAAGTTTGAGCTTAGATAGTTCTTTCATGTTCTGGCAAACAGCAAGGTTTCATAAGAACAGAGCTCATTTGGAAGTAGCTTTTACCACTTCTTAAGGATTAATTATGCGTGTTTTCTCTGTTGTCGACCCATTAAATTGAAAGAGACAACGTTGGGCAACGTTGTCAATGGTCACTCATTCATTATTTATAGATTCATCACCATCAAACTTCGGTTCCTAACTAGGCCTTTTGGATTTTCGTTCTCCTCGCTGTAACGAACAGTCCCCTGTCATCTTGTCTCTGACAGAGCGTCACGTGTCCCGCATGGTGAACTCATTTTCAGTCAATCGTTAAGACTCTGGGTAGATCGCGAACATACAGGGAAGAAATATGGAGCGGGAGAAAAAAAACATGGCATCTCCTCTGCTGGAGCCTGTGCCTTCAAAGAGGGCTTCCAAGCTTCAAACATTGGGAAACATCATAGTCACCGTTGTCGGAACTGGAGTTCTTGGATTACCCTTTGCTTTTCGGATCGCTGGGTGGGTCGCTGGGTCGCTTGGGGTTGCTGTTGTCGGCTTATCCACTTACTATTGCATGCTTCTTCTTGTGGGTGATTCAATCGTTGCACAGAAAtctctctttttcctttattttaacaTGTTAGAGCACAGTACTTTATCCTCATCTAACAGTTACGTATATTTCATCTTTTGAATCATTTCTGCTCATAAAATGTGTCAAATGGCAGTGTAAAACCTAAATTTTcgattttttctttcttcttggtTTTGGGACAGAGGGTATTATGAATGATTGCAAATTGGCCATTGATTATTGCTTTTTTTTGCTGTACATAAATGGATATTATAATGATCCCTTTCATACCTTTTCATTGTGGGATGCACTGTGCCATTGACTTGctgaaaggaaaaggaaataaagGGCGTTAACTAATGTTACTGGgtacatgttttgttttgtgattgCTCTTCCTGTCTTTTTAaggttttgttttatttcttggGCACAGGTTAATTGCAGAGACAAATTGGCGTCTGAAGAGCCACTGGGGGAATCAAACACATATGGAGACTTGGGTTATAGGTCTTTCGGAACCCTAGGTCGGTTTGTGACAGAAGTTATAATTGTGGTAGCACAATGTGCTGGATCTATTGCTTATTTTGTGTTTATTGGACAAAACTTTCATTCTGTATTTGAAGGCCAAAACATATCAATGACCTCCTTCATATTTATGTTGGTACCTGTTGAGATTGGATTGGCTTGGATAGGGAGCTTATCTGCTTTGGCACCTTTCAGCATTTTTGCTGATGTTTGCAATGTCTTGGCTATGGGAATTGTGGTGAAGGAGGACGTACAACGGGCCTTCGGGGAGGGGTTTTCATTTGGAGAAAGGACAGCAATCACATCCAACATTGGGGGATTGCCATTTGCAGCAGGCATGGCAGTATTTTGTTTTGAGGGGTTTGGAATGACACTGGCTCTAGAGAATTCTATGCAGGATAGACGTAAGTTCCCAATATTGCTAGCTCAGACTTTTGGTGGGATAACTCTTGTGTAcattctttttggtttttgtgGTTACATGGCTTTTGGTGAAGAAACCAGAGACATTGTGACCCTCAATCTCCCAAGGAATTGGTCATCTCTTTCAGTGCAGGTAGTAAAGACATCCACACTTCAAGCTCTTCAGTTAATCTGAAATAGTTTTCTTGCTGTTTGCTAATCAATATTGATCTAtttcctctcttttcttttcttttatgtgtTCTGTTCCTATACCAGTTTAATTTAGGATTTTCAAAGAAAGGAAGTATCTGATTGCATTTGTCATTGACATGGACTTCTCTGTGTGTTAATCACATATGCTCACAATTCCAGTAGGCTTGTTGTCATTGCAACTTCTAAAAAAACACTTGGAATAGCAACATAGAATTGATATGACATGGTTGAATCTGTTTGAAACCCTATTGCTGGAAGGTGTTTGATAACATCTGATgatgatataatataatcatGACTTTCAGTTTGTGTCAGTTAATCTATTTTACATGAAATCATCATTCCTTAATCACATACACATCCCATATTGTAATTTGTCCTTAGACATGTCTACTACCGTAGTACAGTTTGCAGAATACCATTTCAGATTGCATGAAAAGCCAAGCCCGGACTCtattatcttcaatttttttgttgtatttatataacattttgtATGATGCCAGGTAGGATTATGTGTTGGGCTTGCATTCACACTTCCAATCATGTTACACCCAATTAATGAGATTGTGGAAGGGAAACTCAAAATCATTTTCAGAAACAACAATGATTCAACGGGACCAGGAAATATCTGCATATGCATCAGCCGAGCGATTGTGGTGGTTGGACTGGCAGTGATAGCTTCATTCGTGCCAGAATTTGGTGTATTTGCCTCATTTGTGGGGAGTACCTTATGTGCAATGCTCTCATTTGTTTTGCCAGCCACATTTCACCTAAAGCTACTTGGCTCTTCTCTACCCTTCTGGCGTAAAGCCTTAGATTTTATTGTACTATTTTCTGGATTATTTTTTGCCATTTATGGAACTTACAACACAATAGTTGGAGTTTGATTTATAAACATGTATTTTACTTAGTAGAACCTTCTGCACAActcaattcattatttttagcCATTAGAACTTACTGTAAAGCAAGCCTGCAAAATCGTCTGATTCAGAGTTCTCGAGTGAGTTGTCCACCTTTTTGCTATTTTCAGTCCCACGGAGCCCTAATTGTCCTTTACCAAATTGTAAATTTGATTATTCTTTTAATCTATAAAGAGGAAAAGGGAGAGGGAGGTTCGAAGCATCACTTTCTTGATTCATGGATAACAATTTTCCTGAACTCAACTAGTTTAGTATTTGAAATGACTGATTACATAGATTGTTTATAATGGATGGGAAGAAGTACTCCATAATAGAGTTGagttctttttcctttatttaattcTGTTGAATACTACTACCACTACCTAGGtttaagagaaaacaaaatgaggTAGCATATCTGAAAACTTTGTATCATAACCAAATGTAAAAGTATTGCACAGTGAAAATAAGATGAAGTTATATGCACTGCTTTGCTGTGAACAGGGAAAGTTTACATCGACGAATTGTAGCAGCCGCTTGCAGCTAGAATTGGAATAATAAATCCATTTCACGTTGCCACTGAAACATTGGATCACTTAAAGTAGACACGTTTATTATATTTGTTCGACACAAAAGTTTGTATTCCAAAAAGTAATACCTTTGTATATGTTGATTGGCATAAACTCCCAAAGTAAATGTTACAGTAAGCAACCCCCTATAATAAAAGACCAACTACTACATGATCAGTTG
The sequence above is drawn from the Vigna radiata var. radiata cultivar VC1973A chromosome 3, Vradiata_ver6, whole genome shotgun sequence genome and encodes:
- the LOC106757251 gene encoding uncharacterized protein LOC106757251, with translation MVKTKQKRTGKVPSKKRGISSHDPVDSRNCDKEHEDSDWVIVKKQRVTILVPAVPLNERSLTTNQGPNHTQLMPPELASNHVQLPMETSTVHPSDNEHEKTFLLAVQKEIRTENRAPPILPRPTVVSPSSLDQRTESENPHQMNGLKSHKVLGISNTSKVIKQPRTLLAPRRPSNLETLNKNLRASNLERKLERAGGLSKWLISLGLGQFVRIFQGKSLSKYQLVNLTMKKLKDMGANAVGPRRKLIHAMDCVCQPYCFEA
- the LOC106756690 gene encoding amino acid transporter ANT1, coding for MEREKKNMASPLLEPVPSKRASKLQTLGNIIVTVVGTGVLGLPFAFRIAGWVAGSLGVAVVGLSTYYCMLLLVNCRDKLASEEPLGESNTYGDLGYRSFGTLGRFVTEVIIVVAQCAGSIAYFVFIGQNFHSVFEGQNISMTSFIFMLVPVEIGLAWIGSLSALAPFSIFADVCNVLAMGIVVKEDVQRAFGEGFSFGERTAITSNIGGLPFAAGMAVFCFEGFGMTLALENSMQDRRKFPILLAQTFGGITLVYILFGFCGYMAFGEETRDIVTLNLPRNWSSLSVQVGLCVGLAFTLPIMLHPINEIVEGKLKIIFRNNNDSTGPGNICICISRAIVVVGLAVIASFVPEFGVFASFVGSTLCAMLSFVLPATFHLKLLGSSLPFWRKALDFIVLFSGLFFAIYGTYNTIVGV